A window from Hymenobacter volaticus encodes these proteins:
- a CDS encoding TPM domain-containing protein produces the protein MHRFLFLLLLLSSAELSAPASVAAQSESAAASTAEGLPARPSPFRFVTDEAKLLSPADAKTLESGLRRYADNTGTQIVVVTVPTLGGRTVADYGRALGQAWGVGQREKNNGIVVLLSGQERKVTIQPGSGLQSVITPEVTARVINDQMTPSFKQGKYFAGIRTGLNTLMLAANPESNPNKNQPATTTAPATASGAAAGTGAAASSSNLNTDGLASTDNTPASEPFTPQSTVPAPQSSGLGIGTLAIGALLIGGVIWVLVRLFRRKSQAAAVPGNAPDFYGNGNLPNNPTGNYNRGNVPPQQQGPDFYGNRGPNMGGNGYGGGMGNSMGGGMGSGMGGILATGAAAAAGAYLGNRMASGGHDESGNSMMGHNGAPSSLDPGATGLAGAAGTAGGASSADEFPAFGGASTNDAAPDYFSQDDSNNSSPDYFSSDDNSSYDDMSSDDTGGGGFDSDDDNSGSW, from the coding sequence ATGCATCGCTTCTTGTTTCTTCTGTTGCTGCTCTCATCAGCCGAATTGAGTGCGCCTGCCTCCGTTGCTGCTCAATCTGAATCGGCAGCAGCTTCAACGGCGGAGGGGCTACCAGCCCGGCCTTCCCCGTTCCGCTTCGTGACCGATGAGGCCAAGCTGCTCAGCCCCGCCGACGCTAAAACCCTGGAAAGTGGTTTGCGCCGCTACGCCGATAACACCGGGACCCAGATTGTAGTCGTGACGGTACCTACGCTAGGCGGCCGCACCGTAGCCGATTACGGCCGGGCCCTTGGCCAAGCGTGGGGTGTAGGGCAGCGCGAAAAAAACAACGGCATTGTGGTGCTGCTATCCGGGCAGGAGCGCAAAGTCACGATTCAGCCAGGTTCGGGACTGCAAAGCGTGATTACGCCGGAGGTAACGGCCCGTGTCATCAACGACCAGATGACGCCCAGCTTTAAACAGGGCAAGTACTTTGCGGGAATACGTACTGGCTTGAATACGCTGATGTTGGCGGCTAACCCCGAATCGAACCCCAACAAAAACCAGCCCGCCACAACTACCGCCCCCGCTACTGCTTCTGGAGCCGCCGCAGGTACGGGAGCCGCAGCCAGCAGTTCCAACTTGAACACTGACGGCTTAGCATCGACCGACAACACTCCTGCCTCTGAGCCGTTTACGCCCCAGTCCACTGTTCCAGCCCCGCAATCTTCGGGCCTTGGCATCGGGACACTGGCCATTGGTGCCTTGCTGATTGGTGGAGTGATATGGGTACTGGTGCGGCTGTTTCGGCGCAAATCGCAAGCGGCAGCAGTACCGGGCAATGCGCCCGATTTTTATGGTAACGGCAACCTCCCCAATAACCCCACCGGCAACTACAACCGGGGCAATGTGCCGCCCCAACAACAAGGGCCTGATTTCTACGGTAACCGCGGCCCCAATATGGGTGGCAATGGCTATGGCGGAGGTATGGGAAATAGCATGGGCGGTGGTATGGGCAGCGGTATGGGTGGTATTCTGGCAACGGGGGCTGCAGCGGCCGCCGGTGCTTATTTAGGCAACCGCATGGCCTCCGGAGGTCACGATGAGTCTGGCAACAGTATGATGGGCCATAACGGCGCACCTTCGTCTCTTGACCCAGGCGCAACGGGCCTTGCAGGTGCTGCCGGGACAGCAGGTGGCGCTTCATCGGCCGATGAGTTTCCAGCCTTCGGCGGGGCCAGCACCAACGATGCTGCTCCCGATTACTTTTCTCAAGACGACTCCAATAACTCGTCGCCCGATTATTTCTCTTCCGACGATAATTCTTCCTACGACGATATGTCGTCAGACGATACTGGCGGCGGCGGCTTCGACAGCGACGATGATAACAGTGGCTCGTGGTAG
- a CDS encoding haloacid dehalogenase type II encodes MQTLLTTSSPQPKVIFFDVNETLLDMSKLKRAVGKAFGNKFAFQQWFGLLLHYSLVDTVTGSYHPFSAIAEAALDMAADKLEEKHLKPAKKREIVQLLTELPAHKDVPKGLAMLLDMGIRLVAFTNSTREVLDEQLRYAGIIHYFEQGLSIDTSQRYKPHLDTYLAAVQTAGVQPAEAALIAAHGWDVAGALHAGLAAGFIARPGQELYPLAPPPTYQGKTLVEVAKQIIKAAPVG; translated from the coding sequence ATGCAAACTCTCTTAACTACCTCTTCACCGCAGCCCAAGGTTATCTTCTTTGATGTCAACGAGACCTTGCTGGATATGAGCAAGTTGAAGCGGGCAGTCGGTAAGGCTTTTGGCAACAAGTTCGCGTTTCAGCAGTGGTTTGGCTTGCTTCTTCACTATTCGTTGGTTGACACTGTTACGGGGTCCTACCACCCGTTCAGCGCCATTGCCGAAGCAGCCCTCGATATGGCCGCCGATAAGCTGGAAGAGAAGCACCTGAAACCCGCCAAAAAACGCGAGATAGTGCAGCTACTAACGGAATTGCCCGCGCACAAAGACGTTCCGAAAGGGCTAGCCATGCTCCTGGACATGGGTATTCGGCTGGTAGCCTTCACCAACTCCACGCGAGAAGTGCTCGACGAACAACTGCGCTATGCAGGCATCATCCACTACTTCGAGCAGGGTTTGAGCATCGATACCAGCCAGCGCTACAAGCCTCACCTCGACACCTACCTTGCCGCCGTCCAAACGGCGGGCGTACAACCCGCTGAAGCCGCGCTAATAGCTGCGCACGGCTGGGACGTAGCAGGCGCCTTGCATGCCGGTCTGGCTGCTGGCTTCATTGCCCGGCCCGGCCAGGAGCTCTATCCTTTAGCTCCACCGCCTACCTACCAAGGCAAGACGCTAGTGGAAGTAGCCAAGCAGATTATCAAGGCAGCACCTGTTGGGTAA
- a CDS encoding Hsp20/alpha crystallin family protein — translation MSIQKFQDSFSDMASSNFSTMLDRFFNDSLASRGRVSSFSPHVDAYETEKSYEIEAALPGMKREDIKVDFHQGRLTIAGERQFRNEQNQRRYHMVESSFGSFQRSFQLPDTVDASGIQASFEDGMLRVSVPKDEQKTMRHQIQIKGGQSSAANNGQLSERAGQQATDVTVQQSTNEASTNGSNGAQKKSNAAERVTEMNGRPQSSGVGS, via the coding sequence ATGTCTATTCAAAAATTTCAAGATTCCTTCTCTGATATGGCATCGTCGAACTTCAGCACGATGCTCGACCGGTTCTTCAACGATTCGCTGGCCTCGCGGGGGCGTGTTAGCAGCTTTTCGCCCCACGTTGATGCCTACGAAACCGAGAAGAGTTATGAAATAGAAGCCGCTTTGCCTGGCATGAAGCGGGAAGACATTAAGGTGGACTTTCACCAAGGCCGCCTGACCATTGCCGGGGAGCGGCAGTTCCGCAACGAGCAGAATCAGCGGCGCTACCACATGGTGGAAAGTTCGTTCGGCTCGTTCCAGCGCTCGTTTCAGTTGCCCGACACGGTGGATGCTAGCGGCATACAAGCCTCTTTCGAGGACGGTATGCTGCGGGTAAGCGTACCGAAAGACGAACAGAAAACGATGCGCCACCAGATTCAAATTAAAGGTGGCCAGAGTTCTGCCGCTAACAACGGACAACTTTCCGAGCGCGCTGGCCAGCAAGCCACTGATGTAACCGTGCAACAGTCTACCAATGAGGCTAGCACTAATGGTAGCAACGGTGCGCAAAAGAAATCTAATGCAGCAGAGCGAGTAACTGAAATGAACGGCCGGCCACAAAGTTCTGGGGTTGGCTCATAA
- a CDS encoding GNAT family N-acetyltransferase, translated as METTRLLLRGYQPTDFPEYVTMWADPKVYRYLSPRPMLEEEVWATLLRSIGHWTLMGYGFWSVEDKESGRFIGVVGFADPKRNIVPPSNGAPEIGWVLASAAHGKGYATEAVEAAIAWGDTHFGPVRTVCVIHPKNEASLRVARKFGYQEYHRTTYHDQPTVLLERVQ; from the coding sequence TTGGAAACCACCCGTCTGCTTTTGCGCGGTTACCAGCCCACTGATTTCCCCGAATACGTAACCATGTGGGCCGACCCCAAGGTCTACCGTTATTTGAGTCCCCGGCCTATGCTAGAAGAAGAGGTCTGGGCGACATTGCTTCGTAGCATTGGACACTGGACCCTGATGGGCTATGGCTTCTGGTCTGTGGAAGACAAAGAATCGGGCCGTTTCATTGGAGTAGTGGGTTTTGCCGACCCCAAGCGCAACATTGTGCCGCCTAGCAACGGTGCCCCAGAAATTGGGTGGGTGCTGGCTTCTGCTGCGCACGGCAAAGGCTACGCTACCGAAGCCGTGGAAGCTGCCATTGCCTGGGGCGACACCCATTTTGGACCGGTCCGTACCGTGTGCGTTATTCACCCCAAAAACGAAGCTTCTTTGCGGGTAGCCCGCAAATTTGGCTACCAGGAATACCACCGCACCACCTACCACGACCAGCCCACCGTGCTGCTAGAGCGCGTGCAGTAA
- the aspA gene encoding aspartate ammonia-lyase — translation MLTSRLEHDFLGERAIPANAYYGIQTLRALENFNITGIPLKSEPLFVQALGYVKKAAAMANRDMGVLDPSIANCIVQACDRVIAGEMDEQFLTDMIQGGAGTSVNMNANEVIANVALELMDKAKGQYEFCHPNNHVNCSQSTNDAYPTAFRIALNNKLESYSQALGELADAFAQKGEEFRNVLKMGRTQLQDAVPMSMGDEFHAFATNLREELLRIKDSRNLISEINMGATAIGTRVNAPAGYGEKVTEYLRDITGLDLVLAGDLIEATYDTGAYVQLSGVLKRTAVKLSKICNDLRLLSSGPRAGLFEINLPPLQPGSSIMPGKVNPVVPEVVNQTAFYVIGADLTVTMAAEAGQLQLNVMEPVISFALFTSISYLTRACHTLREKCVVGITANAQHAEQLVRNSIGIVTQLNPVLGYETSADIAREALRTGKNVYDIAVTERQLLSQAKWDEIFTFENLIRPHFIQ, via the coding sequence ATGCTTACCTCCCGACTTGAACACGATTTCTTGGGCGAACGGGCCATTCCGGCCAATGCCTACTATGGTATCCAAACCCTCCGGGCGCTGGAAAATTTCAACATTACGGGTATTCCGCTCAAGTCGGAGCCACTGTTTGTGCAGGCATTAGGCTACGTGAAGAAAGCTGCCGCCATGGCCAACCGCGATATGGGCGTGCTAGATCCTAGCATCGCCAACTGCATTGTTCAGGCCTGCGACCGGGTGATTGCCGGCGAGATGGACGAACAGTTCTTGACCGATATGATTCAGGGTGGCGCTGGTACTTCCGTGAATATGAACGCCAACGAGGTTATTGCCAACGTGGCGCTGGAGTTAATGGACAAGGCCAAGGGCCAGTACGAGTTCTGCCATCCTAACAACCACGTCAACTGTTCGCAGTCTACCAACGATGCTTACCCGACGGCCTTTCGTATAGCACTCAACAACAAGCTAGAAAGCTACAGCCAAGCCCTAGGCGAATTAGCCGATGCGTTTGCTCAGAAAGGCGAAGAGTTTCGGAACGTGTTGAAGATGGGCCGCACCCAACTCCAAGACGCCGTACCCATGAGTATGGGCGACGAGTTTCATGCCTTTGCCACCAATCTGCGTGAGGAACTGCTGCGTATCAAAGACAGCCGCAACCTGATCAGCGAAATCAACATGGGGGCTACCGCTATTGGCACCCGGGTGAATGCCCCAGCTGGCTACGGCGAAAAGGTAACCGAATATCTGCGCGACATCACAGGGCTAGACCTGGTGCTAGCCGGCGACTTGATAGAAGCCACCTACGATACGGGTGCTTACGTGCAGCTCTCGGGTGTGCTAAAGCGCACCGCTGTAAAGCTTTCCAAGATTTGCAACGACCTACGGCTTCTCTCTTCTGGACCTCGGGCGGGCTTGTTTGAAATCAATCTGCCGCCGCTGCAGCCGGGTTCCAGCATTATGCCGGGCAAGGTAAACCCGGTGGTGCCGGAGGTAGTCAATCAAACCGCTTTCTACGTCATAGGTGCCGACTTAACCGTAACCATGGCCGCAGAAGCGGGGCAGTTGCAGCTGAACGTGATGGAGCCTGTAATTTCGTTTGCCCTGTTCACCAGTATTTCCTACCTGACGCGGGCGTGCCATACCCTACGCGAAAAATGTGTAGTGGGCATTACGGCCAACGCGCAACACGCGGAGCAGTTGGTTCGCAACAGCATCGGTATTGTTACGCAGTTGAATCCGGTGCTCGGTTACGAGACGTCTGCTGACATTGCCAGAGAAGCTTTACGCACAGGCAAGAACGTGTACGATATTGCCGTGACGGAGCGCCAACTGCTTTCGCAAGCCAAATGGGACGAGATATTCACGTTTGAAAACCTGATTCGTCCGCACTTTATCCAGTGA
- a CDS encoding DUF547 domain-containing protein gives MNHIYNSQAVWVRAALFFVLLFGCLSVQAALPSSAQVTASTTAFLKRFVNKDGEVNYKAIQRDPKQLDALLEDIASFSMTGASQADLYAFYLNAYNVLVIGEIVSNYPLTSVREMPGFFDKKQMLVGGEKMTLDELEHNKLRKLYDDPRLHFALVCGTASCPRLSREAYMGKDLFTQLNDQTRRVLQDPAFVKVDAEGKTVMLPEIFKWYEADFGTSGKTGVAYVNQFRADKRVPTWFAMDYYAYDWRLNDQKAEDPKK, from the coding sequence ATGAACCACATCTATAATTCTCAGGCGGTTTGGGTACGTGCGGCACTGTTTTTTGTTCTATTATTTGGTTGTCTGTCGGTGCAAGCTGCACTTCCTTCCTCAGCCCAAGTAACCGCTTCGACCACGGCTTTTCTGAAAAGGTTTGTGAATAAAGATGGAGAGGTCAACTATAAAGCTATTCAGCGTGACCCTAAGCAGCTTGATGCTTTACTGGAAGATATTGCTTCGTTTAGCATGACTGGTGCCTCGCAAGCCGACTTGTATGCCTTTTACTTGAATGCTTACAATGTGCTTGTTATTGGGGAAATAGTTAGCAATTATCCTCTGACGTCGGTACGCGAAATGCCAGGCTTCTTCGACAAGAAGCAGATGTTGGTAGGCGGTGAGAAAATGACGCTCGACGAACTCGAGCATAACAAGCTACGCAAGCTCTACGACGACCCGCGCCTGCACTTTGCTTTGGTGTGTGGCACTGCTAGCTGCCCTCGCCTAAGCCGCGAGGCGTATATGGGCAAAGATCTATTTACGCAACTCAACGACCAGACTCGGCGCGTGTTGCAAGACCCTGCTTTTGTGAAAGTAGATGCTGAAGGTAAAACCGTGATGCTGCCCGAAATCTTCAAGTGGTACGAAGCCGATTTTGGTACTAGCGGAAAAACGGGTGTGGCGTACGTCAACCAGTTCCGTGCCGACAAGCGCGTTCCCACCTGGTTTGCTATGGATTACTACGCTTACGACTGGAGACTAAACGACCAGAAAGCAGAAGACCCCAAAAAATAA
- a CDS encoding HAD family hydrolase produces the protein MTQRFDSVIFDLDGTLWNATESVTKGFQAARNSVDYIENDITVADVQAVTGQPFEMVYDRLFPTLPAERRQEFKALCAQHELGGVEQYGGNLYAGLEESLRYLTHKGYRLFIVSNCQRGYIEAFFQHSQLAQYFEGHQCFGTKSLPKFQNILEVIEQYHLQAPVYVGDTRSDFEASQKSGIPFIFATYGFGEVPVEEAPMRINSLTDLENIL, from the coding sequence ATGACGCAACGCTTCGACAGTGTAATTTTTGATCTGGATGGCACCCTTTGGAACGCCACCGAATCGGTAACCAAGGGTTTTCAAGCCGCTAGAAACAGCGTCGATTATATAGAGAATGATATTACCGTGGCCGATGTGCAGGCCGTAACAGGTCAGCCCTTTGAGATGGTGTACGACCGGCTCTTCCCGACCCTGCCGGCCGAGCGACGACAAGAGTTTAAAGCTCTTTGTGCCCAACACGAGTTAGGCGGTGTCGAGCAGTACGGCGGCAATTTGTATGCGGGACTAGAAGAGTCCCTGCGCTACCTAACCCACAAAGGCTATCGGCTGTTCATCGTTAGCAATTGTCAGCGAGGGTATATCGAAGCATTCTTTCAGCACAGCCAATTAGCGCAATACTTCGAAGGACATCAGTGCTTTGGCACCAAAAGCCTACCTAAGTTCCAGAATATACTGGAGGTTATCGAGCAGTACCATTTGCAAGCGCCCGTATACGTCGGTGACACCCGCAGCGACTTCGAGGCTAGCCAGAAGAGTGGTATCCCATTCATTTTTGCTACATACGGATTTGGGGAAGTGCCCGTAGAGGAAGCCCCTATGCGCATCAATTCATTGACCGATTTAGAGAACATACTGTAG
- a CDS encoding creatininase family protein translates to MAARPYILAETNWQLVKDTGFEVVVLPWGATEAHNYHLPYATDNYQCDYVAAEAARVAWEQGSKVIVLPTIPFGVNTGQLDITLDMNLNPSTQLAILRDLVQVLARQGIPKLVLLNGHGGNDFRQILRELQAEFPSVFLCTLNWFKAADRSQFFSASGDHADELETSAMLHIAPELVRPLTEAGNGAARQFRIKALREWAWAQREWSKVTADTGVGDPTAATAEKGAAFLAAVTANIGQFLVELAAADPQDLYE, encoded by the coding sequence ATGGCAGCACGCCCTTATATTCTAGCTGAAACCAACTGGCAGCTGGTTAAAGACACCGGGTTTGAAGTTGTGGTACTGCCTTGGGGCGCGACGGAAGCCCACAACTACCACCTCCCCTACGCCACCGACAACTATCAGTGCGACTATGTGGCCGCCGAGGCAGCTCGCGTGGCGTGGGAGCAAGGTTCTAAAGTGATTGTACTGCCTACCATTCCATTTGGCGTCAACACTGGCCAGTTAGACATCACGCTCGACATGAACCTAAACCCGAGCACTCAGCTGGCCATTCTGCGCGACTTAGTGCAAGTACTAGCCCGGCAGGGCATTCCGAAGCTAGTGCTGCTCAACGGCCACGGTGGCAACGACTTTCGGCAAATCTTACGGGAGTTGCAGGCAGAATTTCCAAGTGTGTTTCTGTGCACCTTGAACTGGTTTAAAGCAGCCGACCGCAGTCAGTTTTTCAGTGCTTCCGGCGACCACGCCGACGAATTAGAAACCAGTGCCATGTTGCACATCGCACCCGAGCTAGTACGTCCGCTTACCGAAGCTGGCAACGGGGCCGCCCGGCAGTTCCGCATCAAGGCGCTGAGGGAGTGGGCCTGGGCCCAACGGGAGTGGAGCAAAGTAACGGCCGATACGGGTGTAGGCGACCCAACAGCGGCTACCGCCGAAAAAGGCGCCGCTTTCCTAGCTGCCGTCACGGCCAACATTGGGCAATTTCTGGTAGAACTAGCCGCTGCCGACCCCCAGGATTTGTACGAGTAG
- a CDS encoding M56 family metallopeptidase, with product MMPDLLVYLLKVNGALLLFVAAYYALLRQLTFHTLNRWYLVGAVLFSALYPLADLAALWPRPVELGGDLIIWQSSWQPSAATKTNSIDYYGWVLALYWAGVLVLGAQLLVQALSLRRLHRASTPIESLHFRQISEAVTPFSFWRTIYINTEQHQAAELPAILQHEQVHVQQWHTLDVLLGQVQRVFCWFNPAAWLLLRALQENLEFIADQAVLRAGQVDSKMYQYSLVRLSTLALGPALVTPFTFHTLKSRITMMNSQKTPIIHMARYILIAPLVAALLLGSCSKAEQEESVKPATKAVQNMVDNALYFVDGEKSTKEAVELLQQNADAIASMNVLKGEGARRLFGESAASGAIVVTTKANEKSSAVVAFNKQFSPTANTANALILIDGKEASEAALKEIPQENIKDIHVLKGSAFEAQYGAKARNGVIIVTTGAAGTGMINQLYDYNGVMGITKKGC from the coding sequence ATGATGCCGGACCTGCTCGTGTATCTGCTGAAAGTGAACGGGGCGCTGCTGCTCTTCGTGGCGGCGTACTACGCGCTGCTGCGCCAACTCACATTCCACACCCTGAACCGTTGGTACTTGGTCGGGGCCGTTCTGTTTTCGGCGCTTTATCCTTTGGCAGACCTAGCCGCCCTGTGGCCGCGCCCGGTAGAATTGGGTGGCGACTTAATTATCTGGCAGTCAAGCTGGCAACCCTCAGCTGCTACCAAGACCAACTCCATTGACTATTATGGTTGGGTGCTGGCTTTGTATTGGGCTGGCGTGCTGGTATTAGGGGCACAATTGCTTGTGCAAGCATTGTCGTTGCGCCGGCTGCACCGCGCTTCAACGCCTATCGAGAGCCTACATTTCCGCCAGATTTCGGAGGCCGTCACGCCATTCTCTTTTTGGCGAACCATCTACATCAATACCGAGCAGCACCAAGCCGCTGAGTTGCCGGCGATTCTGCAACACGAGCAGGTGCATGTGCAGCAGTGGCATACGCTCGATGTGTTGCTCGGCCAAGTGCAGCGCGTGTTCTGCTGGTTCAACCCGGCGGCGTGGCTATTGCTGCGGGCGTTGCAGGAAAACCTGGAATTCATTGCCGACCAAGCAGTTCTGCGCGCGGGTCAGGTAGATAGCAAAATGTATCAATACAGCTTGGTGCGGCTTAGCACTCTGGCGTTGGGCCCGGCGCTTGTCACCCCGTTCACATTTCACACCCTCAAAAGTCGCATCACGATGATGAACAGTCAGAAAACGCCCATTATCCACATGGCCCGCTATATACTCATCGCGCCATTGGTTGCCGCCTTGCTTCTGGGCAGTTGCTCGAAAGCCGAGCAGGAAGAATCCGTGAAACCAGCTACCAAAGCAGTGCAGAACATGGTAGATAATGCCCTCTACTTCGTAGACGGCGAAAAGTCCACGAAAGAAGCAGTCGAGTTGCTCCAGCAAAATGCTGATGCTATTGCCAGCATGAACGTTTTAAAAGGCGAAGGCGCACGCCGGCTGTTTGGGGAGTCGGCAGCATCAGGCGCTATTGTTGTCACCACCAAAGCCAACGAGAAGTCGTCGGCAGTAGTAGCGTTCAACAAGCAGTTTAGCCCGACCGCAAATACCGCCAATGCTCTGATTCTTATTGATGGCAAAGAAGCTAGTGAAGCAGCACTCAAGGAGATACCTCAGGAAAACATTAAGGATATTCACGTGCTAAAGGGTTCTGCGTTTGAAGCGCAGTACGGAGCAAAAGCTCGTAACGGCGTTATAATCGTTACCACTGGCGCCGCAGGGACGGGAATGATTAATCAACTTTATGACTACAATGGTGTGATGGGTATCACGAAGAAAGGTTGCTAA
- a CDS encoding BlaI/MecI/CopY family transcriptional regulator, translated as MERLTEPEEEAMQVLWQLNGGFIKEVLEQLPEPRPPYTTLASTVRNLERKGYLRSEKLGNTYRFTPAIAAEEYRKQSMQSLVGNYFRNSYKDLVSFFAQEQNISAQELKEILDMIENQKPKP; from the coding sequence ATGGAACGTCTCACCGAACCCGAGGAAGAAGCCATGCAGGTGCTGTGGCAGCTCAACGGTGGTTTTATCAAGGAAGTGCTGGAGCAACTGCCCGAACCGCGGCCGCCTTACACCACCTTGGCTTCCACTGTCCGCAATCTAGAGCGCAAAGGCTACCTCCGCAGCGAGAAGCTTGGCAACACCTACCGCTTCACGCCCGCTATTGCCGCCGAGGAGTACCGCAAGCAGTCCATGCAGTCATTGGTGGGCAACTACTTCCGCAACTCCTACAAAGACTTGGTCTCGTTTTTCGCACAGGAGCAGAACATCAGCGCCCAAGAGCTGAAGGAAATCCTCGACATGATTGAAAATCAAAAGCCGAAGCCATGA
- the pta gene encoding phosphate acetyltransferase: MTKTVFIASAEPHSGKSLIALGLVDMLLGKAQKIGYFKPIINATESKKKDVHIDTVLSYFNLPIAYEETYAYTRPQAMRLMEADRQGDIIDTVIHKFKMQENRYDFTVVEGSDFVGEGTAFEFDANLSIAKNLGAPVIMVISGAGKTTAQLVNTALTVWRNVEAREVQMLALIANKISPEQVEDVRGLLRAQLPEEIILTVIPADKDLQNPSMKEIQEQLGGKLLFGEQHLTNQVDHFITGAMQVPNFLTRIAENVLIVTPGDRADILLIALQANASANYPRVAGLVLTGGLEPDPPILRLIEGLQTVVPILAVQTGTFLTTTTIGAIQSRITADNPKKIRLAIDTFNRYVDVTALQERIVTFEPEGLTPHMFQYRLLQWAKSQRKHIVLPEGDDDRILRAAARLLSEDVVDLTILGDPAAIAASVKRLGLNLDLNRVQLIDPAHAEHYDNYVETLYELRKTKNVNYDMARDMMRDVSYFGSMMVYKGHADGMVSGAVHTTQHTIRPALQFIKTKPGVSVVSSVFFMCLPDRVAVFGDCAVNPNPTAEQLAEIAVSSAESSQRFGIEPRIAMLSYSSGTSGEGADVEKVRQATQIVKQRHPELKVEGPIQYDAAVDPMVGRQKLPGSEVAGQASVLIFPDLNTGNNTYKAVQRETGALAIGPVLQGLNKPVNDLSRGCTVEDIFNTVIITAIQSQG, translated from the coding sequence ATGACCAAGACTGTCTTTATTGCATCCGCTGAACCGCATAGCGGCAAGTCCTTGATTGCTTTAGGCTTAGTGGATATGCTGCTTGGCAAGGCCCAAAAGATCGGCTACTTCAAGCCCATCATCAACGCCACGGAAAGCAAGAAGAAGGACGTGCACATCGACACGGTACTCAGCTACTTCAACCTCCCGATTGCCTACGAGGAAACCTACGCTTACACCCGGCCCCAAGCCATGCGCCTGATGGAAGCCGACCGGCAGGGCGACATCATCGACACCGTTATCCACAAGTTCAAAATGCAGGAAAACCGCTACGACTTCACAGTCGTGGAAGGCAGCGACTTTGTGGGCGAAGGCACGGCGTTCGAATTCGATGCCAACCTTTCCATCGCCAAAAATCTTGGCGCACCGGTTATTATGGTGATATCGGGGGCGGGCAAAACCACGGCGCAATTGGTGAATACGGCCCTCACGGTGTGGCGCAACGTGGAAGCCCGCGAAGTGCAGATGCTGGCCCTGATTGCCAACAAAATCAGCCCCGAGCAGGTGGAGGACGTGCGCGGTTTGCTGCGGGCGCAGCTCCCCGAGGAAATCATCCTGACGGTTATTCCGGCCGACAAAGACCTGCAAAACCCGTCGATGAAGGAGATTCAGGAGCAGCTAGGCGGCAAGCTCTTGTTTGGGGAGCAGCACCTCACCAACCAGGTCGACCACTTCATTACGGGGGCCATGCAGGTGCCCAACTTTCTGACTCGCATTGCCGAGAACGTATTGATTGTCACGCCCGGCGACCGGGCCGATATTCTACTAATTGCGCTACAAGCCAATGCCTCGGCCAACTACCCGCGGGTGGCCGGATTGGTGCTCACGGGCGGCCTGGAGCCCGACCCGCCGATTCTGCGACTTATCGAGGGTCTGCAAACGGTGGTGCCTATCCTGGCCGTGCAGACGGGTACGTTCCTCACCACCACCACCATCGGGGCTATCCAGTCGCGCATCACGGCCGACAACCCCAAGAAAATTCGTTTGGCTATCGACACATTCAATCGGTACGTGGATGTGACGGCGTTGCAGGAGCGCATCGTGACTTTCGAGCCCGAGGGCCTTACGCCGCATATGTTTCAGTACCGGCTGCTGCAATGGGCCAAAAGCCAGCGCAAGCACATCGTACTGCCCGAAGGCGACGACGATCGGATTTTGCGGGCAGCAGCCCGTTTGCTCAGCGAAGATGTAGTGGACCTAACCATTCTCGGTGACCCCGCAGCCATTGCCGCCTCCGTCAAGCGCCTCGGTCTGAACCTGGATTTGAACCGCGTGCAGCTCATCGACCCGGCCCACGCCGAGCACTACGACAACTACGTGGAGACGCTTTATGAGCTGCGTAAAACCAAGAACGTGAACTACGATATGGCTCGCGACATGATGCGCGACGTGTCGTACTTCGGGAGCATGATGGTGTACAAGGGCCACGCCGACGGTATGGTATCGGGGGCGGTACACACCACGCAACACACCATCCGTCCGGCTTTGCAGTTCATCAAAACCAAGCCGGGCGTGTCGGTAGTATCGTCGGTGTTCTTTATGTGCTTGCCTGATCGGGTAGCGGTGTTCGGCGACTGCGCCGTGAACCCCAACCCGACGGCCGAGCAGCTGGCCGAAATTGCGGTTTCGTCGGCCGAGAGCAGCCAGCGCTTTGGCATCGAGCCGCGGATTGCTATGCTGTCGTATTCATCAGGCACTTCGGGCGAAGGTGCTGATGTGGAGAAGGTTCGGCAGGCTACCCAAATCGTGAAGCAGCGCCATCCCGAGCTAAAAGTGGAAGGCCCGATTCAGTACGATGCCGCCGTTGACCCCATGGTAGGGCGGCAGAAACTGCCGGGCTCGGAGGTAGCAGGCCAAGCCAGCGTGCTCATCTTCCCCGACTTGAATACCGGCAACAATACCTACAAGGCGGTGCAGCGCGAAACCGGTGCCTTGGCTATCGGCCCGGTCTTGCAAGGCCTAAACAAGCCCGTCAACGACTTGAGCCGCGGCTGCACCGTGGAAGATATTTTCAACACCGTCATCATCACCGCTATTCAAAGCCAAGGGTAG